The Theobroma cacao cultivar B97-61/B2 chromosome 2, Criollo_cocoa_genome_V2, whole genome shotgun sequence genome includes the window aagttcattttaaaaaataagctCCGGTCTACGAAACAGTTTTCAAGTTCAGGAGTATGATTACACGCAAGGAAGGTACTAGCACCCTGCAACGCCTGTTCAAAGAACAATACCAATTAATCATGTGTTATTCTTGTGTTAGCCTTAATTCTTGattcttaatttaattcctatttcccttaattaatatttacttattatatttcatttcttgttttatttcataacaagGTGGCTTTCAATGAGTTCACATTTCAAGTTAAAAGATCTTGGAGTAGTACAGTATTTTTTTAGCTCGAAGTTGCTAGATCACTTGAAAGGATATCAATTTGCCAACGTAAGTATACGCTAGACATGCTTGAAGAGAATGGTTTGCTAAGTGCCAAACTAGTGTTTATTCTTATGGATTATAACCATAAGTTGCAAAAGtctacaaaagaagaaaaactatCAAATCTTACAAGCTATCGACTATTGGTTAGGAAGCTATTATATTTGACATTTACAAAACCAAACATATCATATGCTGTCCAAATGTTATCGCAGTTCATGGACAAGCCTTCACATGAGCATCTACAAGCAACATTTCAAATGACAAAATACTTGAAAGTGTCACCAAGGTAAGGAATTTAGATGAAGTGaaagtcaaatttaaaaattgatgtTTATTTTGATAGTGATTGGATAGGGTGTCCTAATACTTGAAATCTATTATAGAATACAGTGTGTTTATTAAAAATTCTATGATTAGTTGAAAATCTAATAAGTAATCTGTTGTTGCTCGTAGCTCAATTGAAGCTGAATACCGTTTAATGGCAGCAGCATGTTGTGAAATTGTATGGCTAGAATCTTTGTTGacaaattttggaatttctCATGGAAAGGCAGTGAGACTTTATTGCGACAATCAATCTGCAACTCATATTAGTAAAGATCCTGTGTTTCATGAGCGTACGAAACATATTGAATTAGATTGTCACCTTATTAGGGAGAAAATACTTGCAAGTTTGACTGAGCCTATATATGTTTCAATAGATGTTCAACTTGCAAACCTCTTCACAAAGGCCTTACAACCTAAAATTTTCATCGACTACTCAGCAAGATGAATGtgcataatatacataattCATCTTGAGGGGGAGTATTAGACTTTGTTGATAATTAATGTTGATGAAGATTGAAATTGTGAATGAAGAATGAAGACTGATGACTAAAGATTGAATAGAAGAATAAAGTCtgttaaaaaagaaagtcacATGCGAGTCACATGACTATTTATTGTaaaattatttagtttttgctTTTACTTATACCATTACCATTGTCGTCattttttagttagttaacttttcattaattaGTTGGTTAGTTGTCTACTTTACTAATTGTTAGACTTTTCATAAATAGTTCTCTTGTAAATATTTCTAGTTTAATGAGAATTCATTGTATTCTCTCTCATTAGCTCTATTTCAATTCTTCGATTTCTTGGCTTCGATATTTCAACATAGGGAATGGTTTGAAGGGTGGTTTTTGAAGCTAGAAAAATGATCTCCCTAGCATAGCTTGAAACAAGGGAATTGCTAACTCTTTATAGTGGGTATACTTGTACGTGCCTAGAATCAAATCGCTTTCCAAAACATAGCATGTCTTTTTGGTGACTTGGTTTGCATAAGGAAGAACTCAAAAGCTTTAACCATTTAAACGTGTTTCAATGCTCATCAACACTGAACACTTACAAATAATTCATGAGCAAGCACTATTGATAATTGGTGACAAGTCTTTCAATATTAAAATCTATGAAATCTCCCCTGAATGTGTGCTTGAATCCTCCGGGTGGTCTACATGGAATGACTCATCTAACATTGCCAGCCCCTCCTCTATAGCCTAGGGGGTTTTTGGTGTTAATGGTCCTTAATTGTAGTCTAAGGTACCCCCTATACATACTATGTCTTTATATGACCATTCCATTACTGCCCTTGGTATCTTAAAAATAGGGAATTGATCGATACTATGGTGGATTCCAAGAGAGTTGTCCGCTTAAAAGCACAATCCATGACAAATCCAATCATGGCCACCACTTGACTTGGTGTGAGATGCAACTCGACTCACAAGCATTAATGGATATCGATATTATGCAAGCCCTTGATGATACACTGGCCCTGAATGTTACACGGGCTTTTGAGGTTGGGTTGAAAAGCCCCACAATATTACGATGGCGTTTGATACTTTACAATACAATGTGATTAcaagtaatgtgattgcatgaAAAATAACATTGTAGTGTTTGGTATAAGCAAagtaatgattaaaatgtaaGGAAAATAACATTGCAGCATTTGGTTTACAAGTACTTTGCTGGAAATAAAATGTCAATTTTTCGAATTTCccctatttattaaaatgcaagtttaaTCTACtggtattttttattattaatttttatataatatcatctcttaaacatatttttaatgtcatatatattatttttattttttattataatcttatatattttattttcatttcttaataaaattttctatattatatttttattttaatttttttaaaaagataatataaattttattgataatcACCATGACTactgaaaataataaaaagatattttttgaaatctatagataagaaataaattataatattacaaaatatttttaacaaagtaacaaagttgaaaggtaaaaatgtttttaataacATTGCAGAGTGcaatgcaatttgattgtattgattttaggttacaatcacattacatcaattagctgtaatgtgattgcattgcaatcttatattataataatttattgtaaaataaatactataatataatttaattagacatattataaaaaatatattatcatttttctcATACCGAACGCTATTTACTATCAAGCCAAATAAATAAGCTTTGAATAAAAGGCGCAAAAGGAAATGGTTATTAACATCCAGATGGGCCTTGCCTTAATGCTCAACTCTTTACCCCCCAAATCTATTACGATGGAAACGAGCTTGAAGCCTTTAGTTATTTAAATGGGTTTTCAAGCAACAGCAAAAGATCATCTCAGGGCCGCACATAGCCCAATGGCAGTGCCCAACTAGTGACCCAGCTCTCAAGCTCAAAGGTCGATTTTTAAGCTGCAAGTCTCAACCCATACCAAGCATGTTCGGTTCCTTTCTCCCTTATTACCCCTTTTAACTTCGTTTGGTTCATGGAATGACCGTTCTGAGGGATGGCCATTCCAAGAGAGGTTAGAATAGCTATTACCGGCTGCCTCTCAATAATATCTATTCTGAAGGCCAAGTAATaggtttaaaaaaataaagaaaaaatgcccttaatgaTTTTGTGAAATCACTaccctatatatatatatatatatatatatatatatatatatatataaNNNgcatatactatatatatatatatattatatattaaagaGTAAATTATCCCCAAGCCCTTAAGGTTTCACCTTAATTGATTTCAGGTTCAAGAGTATTTAAATGAACACCATATCTCAAAACCCCAAACGTCATTaacaaatgtaaaaaaatgactaaactaccgatgaaataaaaaaaaaccaaccaaGATGCATCTTTTCAAAACCAGATTACACGATTCACTTTATTGTTTAGGGTTCTTCATTCTCTCCAATTACAGAAAAACGAAGCTAATCATGATAGGTTTTGCAGGGTTTCCCAAATTGTACAATTGCATTTTGAGTTTTGGAAGCTCTATAAAAGCAACAACTTTCATGGACGAAAACGGGTGTGCCTTTGCTGTAAATATGGTGAGTAATTTGGTGAACAAGTTTAAACAAAGGGGTTCGTGAAGAGGCAGAAAATCAATTGTCAGACTTTTCCAGTACAACGGAACCCGATATAGAGATTCAGTTTATCAGTGTTGCTTGTTCACCCTGGTTAGAAATTATGGGTCGGATTTTTTCTTGGTTGGGCCTGCGAAAGTGGAGATTGTGTCCATAAATAAAACTGGAGCTACTTCTTTGACTGAGAATAGACGTAGCAACAAAGGAGCAGATGTTTGCTTAAGATCAAAGAAACATGAGATGGAAAATTTTATTGCTTCTTTCATTTAacattttaacatatttttgttgttttctttttatgcatttttttaaaattgctttaaattaaaaaaattgtgacCCGAATgtatacaaataaattttttaatatgtaCTAACAGTAGTTAACTGTAGCAGAGCAGTGAGATGTTAGTGTAGCTATGTGGTACCTTGCTCCATGAGATGTTACTAAGTGTATATTATCTTCAAGTATAGCTTGCGCAGCCACCATAAGCAGGATTTCCAGAAGAGAGGTCTCTGTTAAGACACTGGCTTTCTTATGCAACCGTACTTGCGTTGTACCTTGCAGGCTGTAGCTGGGGTTTATTCATATTCGTTATTCAGTAGTCACTACCCATTGCCCTTGAATTTGCACCCAGATGTTAAAAAACCATGAAATATTGGACATGACATGCAGACATTTGAATACCATAAGAAGATTACAAGATAGTACTATTAATAATAATCCATCAGCAGCATTTGATTGCCATCAATGACAAACAATCCaatagaaaagagaaaaagaagcaaTAAGCATCGATTTTTATCTCCTTTCGCCTACCACTTTCATCTTACTCCTTCCTATAACATTTCATTCCTATCCTATTTCTCTCCATCTCATACACTCAGCAATCAATTAGTTTGTCAACACCCATCCAACACCTTCTTAAgaagaaaggggaaaaaaaagataacaTGATCAAGAAGTATGGATTTGAAAATAGTAAAAGGCGAAAAGCTTGAGCAATGtgaaattaatcatttgaagTGCAGATATGCTTAATAATAAACAACTAGAACCATGTGGTAAAATTTTCCACAGCTTATCCTTTATCAGATTTCAGTATGTGGCTGCATGTGTTTGCAGTCCACCCTTAATGGCGAATGCTAATAAGGAACTAACTAAGATTCTTGATTTGAGACTTAGTGACCAACTTCTAACACATTGAATggaaatatttcttttaaaaatgatcaaaCTGGCTTTACAGCACTTGCTAATACGACCTTACTTACATGCACTACAAATTAAATTCCTCCTATTCCCTTTCACAAAGAGGATTATCTTATGACAAGCCTGGCATATGTATCTAAGAACAGCTGGAAATAGattatcaaaacaaaattgcCAATAAATCCAAACAATAATTTACTTGCCCCTACTTGTTTACCAATAAATCCATCTAAAAAAGGCAGGGGTAGCATAATATTAGAACTAAAATTTCAGTATCAGGTATTCATTTAAGTTCTTTCAATAAAGCAAGAAAATGTGAGGTCAGATAACTACCACAATATACCAATCAAAACACTTTTTTGGTTTCTCCAACCTTTGGACAACACAAATGTGAGTTCGTCACTGACTAGCACCACGAACTTGCATCCTCTTCCTTTCAAACTCcagctgaaaaagaaaattaacataaataaatcatatacTAATCATATTACCAGCAAAAAAGATATGCCAGAATCCCTTTGAGTGTCTTACCACTTTCTTCACCCGTTCATTGGCTGCAGGAGTTCCTCCACTAACAGACTCAGGGAGATATGGACTGCTCACACGCACCTCATTCATTACAACAATGACAGTCTTGTCCCAGCGGACAGGAAGCCTGGTCATATGCATTGGTGTTCATGtaaaattagtaagttttcaaaataatttactAGAGCAATATACTGAAGACCTTGAAGGAAGCCCATAGAGACAAATTTTAGCCCCTCAGAAATTCAGCCCATAAGCAGAGATCCGGATTGAATCTTAAATATTGCAGTTTTGTGGGGATAAAAGGGGTAAAAAGCAGATACCTCCACTTCCCAGATCATCCTGATATGTCTTgggaaaaaatgaataaaagcAGGTATCCCTAAACCCAGCTCATTTTGATACATTCTTgggaagaagagaagaagaagaagaagatactTACACAATCCTAGTTCATATAGATAACAAATGCCAATGGTTTTGTAATTATCAAAGTTGACAACTATCAAGGCTTTGGGTTAgtcaatttcatacattatGATTCTGACAAGATCTCAAAAATATTCATGCATCCTGACGTTCTTCACCTACCCCAGGCTCTTTCCCCCTCTATTTCCCTTATGCCTTCTTCCCCAACAATCCCAGACCTGCCCCTTTATCTTGTTCACtatcttcctttcttttccttttccctaTTATAAGCAAACCCATATGAAAGTTTCTTCCCTTTGCCTAAATAATAACAACTATGACCCTGAATTTGCTACAATGCAGTAAacatttaaaacattttagtaCAATCTTAGTTATTCATCAACTAGGAGCATCAACATTCAAAACTTACTAAAGATACAAAGCCTTATTTAACTATCATTGAGTACATCATGCATTTTGATGTCAAATACAAAAACTCCATTTAGTTACAACATATGAACTGTGAAGTCACTACATCATAACCTAGTAGCATTCACCTCACTTCCTCGAGGTAGTTAACACTACACTTTTCCTAAGAATAACATTTATCATTTCAGCAAGTGAATACTTTGGCAGATGTTCACATAGGAATCACAACATGGTGAGATACAACAAAAGCATCGCTCATATCAACAATCCTGCATTAAAAAGCCTCCATCTTTGATTTTATCCTCACTTGAGAATTATTCTCTTTCTCCACTCCTGTCCTGCAATTTCTAAAGGAAACCATTTTCCTGTCTCCCCGCTCATTCCTACCTTTATCTTTAACAGGATACCCGTTATACCTAACAAGTATCCTCAATCTTATGCTTTCAAAGGTTCATAAAATGTAAGACAAaattcctaaaacaatatagAGTCAACTTCCTAGCTGCATACTTATGAGAGATTACTATAACAATAATCTCCTAGACGTTTCCCCAAAGTAGGCGAATTTGCtcttaaattcaaaaactaGACATGATAATACTAATCCTGATTACTggggagaagaaagaaagactaAGGAGAAGCGAACATACGTTTTAGACAAAGCATCAAATAAACTCTGTGCCTCACTGGTAACTCCAACTCCAAACCTCTCAGAATCTGCCTCTGCTTGCCtgcaaaaacccaaaaacaaaaaatccaCCTCATTGAAATTCAGTAAAAAAATCCAATTACATGGGGGGTTGAGAAATTagtgataaaaataaataccTAATAGCACAATCTTCCCTAGCTTGAAGACTAGTAAGATCTAAAAAACATTTCTTAACATCAAGTGGATCTTCATCTTGACGCAATAAAGAGAACTCTTTGATGTAATTAGCCTTTAGCAGCCGAATGTTCCTTCTGGGTCCTGATTTCGGACCCTCTTGAAGTACGAGGATGTTGGAGAGACGGTCGAAAGTGATGATTTGGCCTTCGAATTCGTCGCCCAAAGTTGTCTTGATTGAAAGGAAGCAACCCACGGCGAATTCCTCACCTTCCATCCCTCGTTTAAGCTGCGAACTGCTACCTTCCTCTGcttccctttttcttcttttttattatgcattctttttttttctttttttttttgttgaagacCAAGACAACAAGCGGTGATGGCCCGAGTTCAATTGATAGAACTTGTGCTGGATTCTATGAGTTGGAGCTGGACCTTTTATATTTGTTAGCCCATTTCAAACATTATTCTGCTGGGCTTAGAtccttttatttatattaaattttattcatactCGTTAAACCTTAATTTATATCTCAGTCTGGTTACTAAGTGCTCGTTTGgtttagttttcttttaagttattcacttttaaaatgtaaaagtCAAGTCAAacgaaaatttgaaaaagctcttaaaaagtaagtaacttttttttaaagaataaaatttttaaaaaaagagcttaagaAAAAGCTCTAGAGAAGAGTTTTCTCtccacttttttttaaaaacatgcatcttttttaagagaatttttctttttatttcaaaaatgtactcatctattaaaaataattccaacattatctattttcatttttatatcatttattattaattataaattttatgttatataaaaatactttttatactttttataaaaaaataaaattaactttttttcattatGAACAAATGAATTTGttattaatagaaaattatttattaaataccctttatggtaattttaatcaaaattagaacttatataaattattttgtcaaataacttaattataaaaacgaatttataaaagtaaatttaccaAATAGATTTAGcctaattttaaaagttattatttttcataagagcttcataataccttttaaattaaaaaaaagtaaagccAAGCAAGctctaaatattttcaattgtACCCGTGCCTATTTGGATCAACTTTTTTTTCAGCATATTTACTTCTCAAAAATAGAAGTGGGATCaaatagaatttaaaaaattcttaaaaaattaatttttaaaaaaaaaatctaaagaaaaagaatttcaagaaaaacttcaagaggagttttttttttcttcttttaaaaaaagtcaTCTTTTCAtgagaatttttctttttgtttcaaaaatatcctcatttattaaaaataatctcaACATTACTCTCTCAAAGAACACCCTTCTCATTCGAAAGTTGTTTATGAAATACtctttataataattttaactaaaattaaaacttatataaattgttttaccAAACAGTTTATCTATAAAAAAGAgtttataaaagtaaatttatcaagcagtattaattttattttaaaaactattatttttcataagagcttcataatagcttttaaactaaaaaaagtCAAACCAAACAACTACTAATATAGTAACTTTCCTCTACTTTCTTGGATAAATAAAACCTGTCATTTATccaaaaagaattaagaacaTATGCCaattttgttataaaattataatctaattttcaacatttttatattttggaaTGCATGAGCTTTCTCAAGAATTTGAGGTCATTCATGATAATCATGATTATGCAATTAATAGTAACTTAAAATGGGTATTTTTTTCAACTAATATTAATTCTAGTCACAAATTAGTTAAATCATTACAACAAGATTATtactttataaaaatatatactttataaaCTACATTATGATGCCACTACAAATGTACTAGTACTAGTATTACTTTTGGTAGGCTTCACGTCtccttttgtctttttgttttaatttttagaattagTAGCGATAGTAATTATGATTATGTgcaaatatttaattgtattCTAACTATGATTATGCTGGAAATCTTCAGGATTTTGGCTCTAGTAAATcctaatatataaatttgcTATTTACAGTTGTATGGTTTGTTTCACTCTAAAGATTCAATTTTCTCTGGTTTGGGGAAACTTACATGCTGAAGGATGTGTTTTCAGCACATGGCTGGTGATGCAaaaactaaattgaaattctcTGACATCATCAAAGGAGTTGAAAGGTTGACTTTCAAAGAAGTTGTCAAGGTtggattatatattatctCCAATGATATGTGGAAgattaattttctctttttattgtaagatgaattgaaaaaaaattatgtgaaGGTTTTGCTTAGTGGCTCAATGTAGAGTAATTGCAATGGACAATTAGTTATTAATTTAGAGTGAATTTTagtattattataataattattattattggtTTTATTATAACTTTATGACTTTAGATTTGGAGCATGAATTAAGGAATTTCATTTATGATTTtcaattatgattattggtaTTATGTTGCATATTCCGTTTTAACTTGATGGTCGGTTGCTAATGTTTGAGTTGATataggatattttatttttactttttttttgaaaagttggaGTATTATTCACAAGTAAACGGGGTGAAGATCACCCTTATTTACATTAGTAACCATGTGTAAAAAAAGCCATGGCAATCCCCATATcctctaaaaattaaaacacaaGCTCCACACCAATCAAATGACAACAAGAGCTTAAAACCTCCCCAATAAAGCCAACAAGCCAAGGGATATGAGGTAAGCATAAATCAAGAGAAATAGCACAACACATGCAAAAAATCAAGGGAGAGATCATCATAAttccaaacaataaaaatttccaaaaagcaaaaatgactATGCTTCAGCAATCAAAAAACCACCTTAGCATGAAAAGCCACAGCAACTACACACCCTAGCCTGTTGATCACCATTTGGGTCACCATAAATCCAAAAAAGTTCATCCGGTTCTTTGAGCCTCAACTTTTGCTAGAGAGTCAGCAAGCTCATTTTCTAATCTTGGAATTTTATCAATGCACTAGATGACAAGCTTGGAACTAAGAAAATCCATATGCATAGTGACTGACCTTAGTTTCCAAGGAGCTTCACAAGAATTGAGCACCCATTTCACGGCATTTTAATGTCACTTTCAAAGATGACCTTACTAGCAACCCATCTTGGAGCAGCATAAAATTGCATGCCTTACAAATGGCTTTATATTCAGCAACATTAGTATCAAAGTTACCCACCGGGGTAGAAAAAGTAATAAGGACTTTACCGTTACTGTCGCGAAGCACACCACCAACCCTGGTTACCCCTAGATTGCCTTTCAAAGCACCATccacattaaatttaaaaacacCCATATGGGGCTTACCATGGCTTTGCTAGTTTCACTGTTCGAGCTATAATAGGGGCAAAAGCAACATTGGGGAATTGCAAGAGGTCCATGATTGAGATATTAACTTCTGGCCACTTGGCGTTAGCCCACCATGCAACTCTCAACTTAATCATTTCATAGACTTGAAGGGTGTCCCATGGCTTAGCTTTAAAGATAAGTTCATTGCGAGCAAGCCAAAAGTCCATATGCTAGCAAGGAATGCCATTTCCCAAATAAGTCCAAGTCTTAAAACCTTTACAACTTCAATCCATACTTGAAAATTGCTTACCGGATTATTATGCAAGACCCAACTAAGACCCCAATTACTGGCCCATTTATTCCAT containing:
- the LOC18609390 gene encoding protein LSM12 homolog, whose product is MEGEEFAVGCFLSIKTTLGDEFEGQIITFDRLSNILVLQEGPKSGPRRNIRLLKANYIKEFSLLRQDEDPLDVKKCFLDLTSLQAREDCAIRQAEADSERFGVGVTSEAQSLFDALSKTLPVRWDKTVIVVMNEVRVSSPYLPESVSGGTPAANERVKKVLEFERKRMQVRGASQ